The window CACACGATGGATATGACTGACAGGTCATTTTACGCCAGGTTCTGGCGGCTGGATACTTAACCCACTTTGGATGGGGTTGCGAGGCTGGCGAGCATTGTGCGTGGGCAATAATAGAGGCAGAGAGTGAAGCTCAAGCCATGATGGCAGTTCCTGCATTGCTGCGAAGTAAGGCGCGCGTCGTCCCATTGAAATGGTATTCTCTGGAAGATTTTGAGTCAATGCGAGATGAACTGCACGGTTAGGGGAAGAGCCGCGCACGGCTTCAGGAACTCGACATGGGCAACGGAATAATGGGGAAGAAGGAAGCATGAGTGGGCTGAAAATGAAAGGGAGATGTAAAGATGAGCAGCCATGACATCATCGTATACACACAGCCGGGTTGACTGTTTTGTAACAGCCTGAAAGCGTGGCTTTCAGAAAAAGGCATCGATTACTCAGAACGTAATATTGCCCAAGAGGATTCGGCACTGGAGGAACTGAAGAATCTGGGTGTGTTCTCGACACCAGCAACCCTAATCGATAATGAGCTTATTATTGGTTTTGACCAGAGAAAATTCGAGGAATTACTTGACACGTCAGATGAAACCTAAATCCTTGAGACCAGGTGAAGTATTGATGGACGAGTTCGAACATGAATGTCCATACTGCAATAGAAACGCCGCTCATCTTACGCCAATGGTAGTTCATTCTGACTGGTCAACTCATAAAGAGTGTTTCATATATTGCTTAGAATGTCCTTCATGTGGGAAGCTTCCGATGCACCTTAACTACAGACTCATGATCGAGTGGAAAGTGCCAGCACACCTTCTTGAAGCTACCTAGTGGCAAATGTCCCAAATGGTTCGCACCCGAGGAACGATTTCTTCCTGGTATCATTTTGAAGTAATAAGAGGCAAATCAGAGGAAGGAGGTTAGAACATGGAAGAATGCAAGACTTGTGGTGGTCCAACAAAAGGATGGAAGTGTGATATCTGCGGTTCCGAATCGGAGGTGCACGTCCCCGATCACGCATGCGGCGGAGATCACTGCATGCCAAAATGCTCAGGCTGCGGCGAGGCAGAAGTGAAGTGCACGTGTGGCTGATAGCCCTCGGTTTTGGATAAGTCAGCTCTCTCCTCTACCCCTATGAGCTAATCCGCTCCCCCCCCTCGGGACAAGTGATTCAAACGGGTTACAGATGGGCCTCTTGTGACGCTTTGATCGATAGGTGAATAGACCGCGGAGCGGACGGGCATGATATGGCGATGTGATGAGGATGAATTTGACGCGATCTTGGAGATCATCAACGATGCGGCGCGTGCTTACGAGGGAGTCATTCCGGCGGATTGTTGGAGAGACCCCTATATGCCTGAGAGTGAGCTTCGGCATGAGATCGATAATGGAGTGACATTCTGCGGCCTTTACGAGAAAAGAGATCTCATCGGAGTGATGGGTATCCAGGATGTTGGAGACGTGACCCTGATTCGGCATGCCTACGTGCGCACGTCAAGAAGGAGGGAAGGAATTGGGAGTCACCTCCTCAGCCGTTTACGAAGGGAAAGTTCGCGTCCGTATCTGGTAGGCACCTGGGCCGCCGCGACGTGGGCGATGCGGTTCTATGAGAGAAATGGGTTTCAGTTATTGTCGCGAGATGAGGCGAC of the Candidatus Neomarinimicrobiota bacterium genome contains:
- a CDS encoding GNAT family N-acetyltransferase → MIWRCDEDEFDAILEIINDAARAYEGVIPADCWRDPYMPESELRHEIDNGVTFCGLYEKRDLIGVMGIQDVGDVTLIRHAYVRTSRRREGIGSHLLSRLRRESSRPYLVGTWAAATWAMRFYERNGFQLLSRDEATSLLRNYWSIPERQIETSVVLADDRWCKKRETQEYGGITGGS
- a CDS encoding glutaredoxin family protein; translation: MKAWLSEKGIDYSERNIAQEDSALEELKNLGVFSTPATLIDNELIIGFDQRKFEELLDTSDET